In one Drosophila pseudoobscura strain MV-25-SWS-2005 chromosome X, UCI_Dpse_MV25, whole genome shotgun sequence genomic region, the following are encoded:
- the LOC6901844 gene encoding uncharacterized protein — MIRALLALWSPSAVSVSTEDEAQNQNLAQAQSARQIRARWGMRRQSQSGNVYPRFRHFSRHARMIAFEMAGRQNLANLLDRVEPNFHQPQAEQDPDLSESEPDEGFLLQRYGGGYAVIRRRCNFTLPRIGIDEPVSQPLVWLALETLEAEAFNVNDIQGTRSSADFVAQFLVKNLTIDVFNAGNQPGYGPSSVRPPPPPPPPPPPAVN, encoded by the exons ATGATCCGAGCACTTCTAGCACTGTGGTCACCCAGTGCAGTCAGCGTCAGCACTGAAGACGAGGCTCAGAACCAGAACCTGGCTCAAGCCCAATCTGCGCGACAGATTCGAGCTCGCTGGGGGATGCgccgccagagccagagtggcAACGTTTATCCCCGGTTCCGCCATTTCTCGCGACACGCTCGAATGATAGCCTTTGAAATGGCCGGTCGACAGAATCTGGCCAATCTGTTAGACCGAGTCGAGCCAAACTTTCACCAGCCCCAAGCTGAACAGGATCCAG ACTTGAGCGAATCGGAGCCAGATGAGGGGTTCTTGCTTCAGCGTTACGGAGGAGGTTACGCGGTGATCCGCCGCCGGTGCAACTTCACCCTGCCGCGCATTGGAATCGACGAGCCCGTCAGCCAGCCCTTAGTGTGGCTGGCCCTGGAGACACTGGAGGCAGAAGCTTTCAATGTAAACGACATTCAAGGTACTCGTAGTTCCGCAGACTTTGTGGCACAGTTTTTGGTCAAAAATCTGACCATAGACGTCTTCAATGCTGGGAATCAGCCAGGCTATGGTCCCTCCAGTGTtcgaccaccaccaccaccaccaccaccacccccaccagCTGTTAACTAG